A portion of the Thunnus albacares chromosome 5, fThuAlb1.1, whole genome shotgun sequence genome contains these proteins:
- the sdcbp2 gene encoding syntenin-2, which produces MSLYPSLEDLKVDKVIKAQAQFAQTTTPMPAITEGTYQPQLATAGMPGSSLYPNLEELGEYMGLSLNSDEVQRNLALLPVADNQVAVPSLSGVGGMVRPVTGADVGIRRAEIRPGLREIILCKDQDGKVGLRLRSIDNGVFVQLVQANSPAALAGLRFGDQVLQINGQNCAGWSIDKAHKALKTAAETRIELVVRDRPFQRTVTMHKDSSGHVGFIYKSGKITSLVKDGSAARNGVLTDHYICEINGQNVIGLKDSQIKDILSTSPTAMTITIMPKFIYEHMIKRMSTGLLRSAMDHSVPEV; this is translated from the exons ATGTCTCTGTATCCATCCCTCGAGGACCTCAAGGTCGACAAGGTCATCAAG GCCCAGGCCCAGTTCGCCCAGACTACCACCCCCATGCCAGCCATCACTGAGGGAACCTACCAGCCTCAGCTTGCCACTGCTGGGATGCCAGGATCAA GCCTGTACCCAAATCTGGAGGAACTGGGAGAGTACATGGGCCTGAGCCTCAACAGCGATGAAGTTCAGAGGAACCTGGCCCTGTTGCCTGTGGCTGACAAt CAAGTGGCAGTGCCCTCCCTCTCAGGTGTCGGGGGGATGGTGCGGCCGGTGACAGGGGCAGATGTTGGCATCAGGAGGGCAGAGATCCGACCAGGGCTGCGGGAGATTATTCTCTGCAAGGACCAGGACGGGAAGGTCGGACTCCGGCTCAGGTCCATCGACAAC gGAGTGTTTGTCCAGCTGGTGCAGGCTAACTCCCCTGCGGCCCTGGCCGGGCTGCGCTTTGGGGACCAGGTCCTTCAGATCAACGGGCAGAACTGTGCCGGCTGGAGCATAGACAAGGCCCACAAGGCCCTGAAGACTGCGGCTGAGACCCGCATTGAGCTGGTGGTCAGGGACAG GCCATTCCAGCGCACCGTCACCATGCACAAAGACAGCTCAGGTCATGTGGGCTTTATCTACAAATCTGGTAAAATCACCTCGCTGGTCAAGGATGGCTCTGCTGCCCGCAATGGTGTGCTGACTGACCATTACATCTGTGAAATCAACGGACAAAATGTTATTGGACTCAAG GATTCTCAGATCAAGGATATTCTGTCCACGTCCCCGACCGCCATGACCATCACCATCATGCCCAAGTTCATCTATGAACACATGATTAAACG GATGTCCACCGGTCTTCTGCGGTCAGCCATGGATCACTCTGTCCCAGAGGTGTGA
- the snphb gene encoding syntaphilin isoform X1, with protein sequence MSAPAPANRRSVSGSRRFDYCRFIELDYVPMEAGYMVSMRPTKGYASTKSPSKGYPSTKSPDRHSRSTNSPSTPRSRRTPAAPSNRDPYGNASFSSSSNSGSCKGSDCSPTKGRHQKYTSCTDNHGIRPPPPEQYLTPLQQKEVCIRHLRAKLKETINTLQDRDTEIDELRGQLYRMQEDWVEEECHRVEAQLALKEARQEIHQLKQAVDTVRARLSDAGGLSGDIGVQKYFQDINIQNHKLENLLLSMELAQAGLAKEGEAIPGCRIRVGGSAPASVSGESPGGIPKPAVGGRGSCSCDGSPARSLTRSSTYTKLSDQALADRNGNGPDFPCLSGDGTQDSGFVCCGESSIPSRADLLLEAAFLSEETASLLNSYAQTFSHSLPSSMPSSLPSSMPSSLPSSLPSSLPHTFSHTLPHSFPRNLSHSMPHTMPHSSTYEKLCTGERLAPVRCGLGGVSCMSHPCLSHHHLYLHPLRETGIQTESCPIPATAGYPSDLDTIAEQRTFRSQACSPTSTWMSDEGEEELDSITTTTSVTTATVMSTATEPIPVSKTPQVPPLPRSATVACSMESPLCEGKEGWEEEEKQEKEKREKEAAETEKQEETTVIRLAEEGQRTSVASVEGNVVESPGAVEEVALCDLEETTAKMEDELKFGGCIGEGKQGGRTLENLSLEERHQEVDQLAASTQAETAELSPPCPGPSPGVEQPHTSQPRRSTSHEEIAGVIVVEVQDNDDEDDTKEQGATGDDAAEEEDSTSGQIQKSYWSRHFLVDLLAVAIPVVPTVAWLCRGPIRGGQPIYHIGSLLRGCCTVALHSLRRGGGLRHYPAGGGDLGGSQI encoded by the exons ATTTGACTACTGCAGGTTCATAGAGCTAGACTACGTTCCCATGGAGGCAGGCTATATGGTTTCAATGCGCCCAACTAAAGGCTATGCATCAACCAAGTCACCAAGTAAAGGATACCCTTCCACCAAGTCTCCGGACCGCCACAGCCGTTCAACAAACTCTCCCTCCACCCCTCGTTCTCG GCGGACTCCAGCTGCGCCCAGTAATAGAGATCCCTATGGCAATGcctccttcagcagcagcagcaactcaGGCTCTTGTAAAGGCAGCGACTGCAGCCCCACCAAAGG ACGTCACCAGAAGTACACATCATGTACGGACAACCATGGTATCCGGCCCCCTCCACCAGAGCAGTACCTCACACCCCTGCAGCAGAAGGAGGTGTGTATCAGACACCTGCGGGCCAAGCTAAAAGAAACCATCAACACTCTTCAAGACAG GGACACAGAGATAGATGAGCTGAGAGGGCAGCTTTACAGAATGCAGGAGGACTGGGTTGAGGAGGAATGTCACCGTGTGGAGGCTCAGCTGGCCCTAAAGGAGGCTCGTCAGGAGATCCACCAGCTCAAACAGGCCGTGGACACTGTCCGTGCCAGGCTCAGTGACGCCGGGGGACTCAGTGGGGACATAGGGGTTCAGAAGTACTTCCAGGACATCAACATTCAGAACCACAAGCTCGAGAACCTTTTGCTCAGCATGGAATTAGCCCAGGCTGGGTTAGCCAAGGAGGGGGAAGCCATACCAGGCTGTCGGATCCGTGTCGGGGGTTCAGCACCAGCGTCTGTATCAGGTGAAAGTCCAGGGGGAATACCCAAACCTGCAGTAGGTGGGAGGGGGTCTTGCTCCTGTGATGGTTCCCCAGCCCGTTCTCTGACCCGGAGCTCCACCTACACCAAGCTGAGTGATCAGGCACTGGCAGACAGGAACGGCAATGGGCCAGACTTTCCTTGTCTGTCAGGTGATGGCACCCAGGACAGCGGCTTTGTATGCTGTGGGGAGAGCAGCATCCCCAGTCGGGCTGACCTGCTGCTGGAGGCCGCCTTCCTCTCTGAGGAAACAGCATCTTTACTCAACTCCTATGCGCAGACCTTTTCCCACTCTCTGCCCAGCTCCATGCCCAGCTCTCTGCCCAGCTCCATGCCCAGCTCTCTGCCCAGCTCTCTGCCCAGCTCTCTGCCTCACACCTTCTCCCATACTTTACCTCATTCTTTCCCTCGCAACTTGTCACACTCTATGCCCCACACTATGCCACACTCCTCCACCTATGAGAAGCTTTGCACAGGTGAGCGGCTGGCACCCGTTCGTTGCGGCCTGGGTGGAGTGAGCTGTATGAGCCACCCCTGCCTGTCCCACCATCACCTGTACCTGCATCCTCTGCGGGAGACGGGCATTCAGACCGAAAGCTGCCCCATCCCAGCAACAGCAGGTTACCCTTCTGACCTAGACACTATCGCGGAGCAACGCACTTTTCGCTCCCAGGCCTGCAGCCCCACCTCCACCTGGATGTCtgatgagggggaggaggagctggactccatcaccaccaccacttcaGTAACCACAGCAACAGTCATGAGCACAGCCACAGAGCCAATCCCGGTCTCCAAAACGCCGCAGGTCCCTCCCCTACCACGGTCTGCCACTGTGGCGTGTTCCATGGAGAGTCCTCTGTGTGAAGGGAAGGagggatgggaggaggaggaaaagcaggagaaggaaaagagagagaaagaagctgCTGAAACagagaagcaggaggaaacaacAGTGATCCGACTGGCAGAAGAAGGACAGCGGACCTCAGTGGCCTCAGTGGAAGGGAATGTGGTGGAAAGTCCGGGTGCAGTGGAGGAAGTAGCACTGTGCGATTtagaagaaacaacagcaaagaTGGAGGATGAGCTTAAGTTTGGGGGATGCATTGGAGAAGGCAAGCAGGGTGGAAGAACACTGGAAAACCTCAGCCTGGAAGAGAGGCACCAAGAGGTTGATCAATTAGCAGCATCAACCCAGGCAGAGACAGCAGAGCTGAGTCCACCTTGCCCAGGACCATCACCAGGCGTAGAACAGCCTCACACCTCCCAGCCAAGGAGATCTACTTCCCATGAGGAGATAGCTGGTGTCATTGTCGTGGAGGTGCAAGATAACGATGATGAAGATGATACTAAAGAGCAAGGTGCCACAGGGGATGACGCAGCGGAGGAGGAAGACTCCACCTCTGGGCAAATTCAGAAGAGCTACTGGAGTCGTCACTTCCTGGTGGATCTGCTAGCAGTGGCCATCCCTGTGGTGCCAACCGTGGCATGGCTCTGCCGCGGTCCAATCCGTGGTGGACAACCCATATATCATATAGGGTCATTGCTGCGGGGCTGTTGCACTGTGGCGCTGCACTCGCTGCGCAGGGGAGGTGGGTTGAGGCATTACCCCGCAGGCGGGGGAGACCTGGGTGGATCACAGATTTAA
- the snphb gene encoding syntaphilin isoform X2 produces MSAPAPANRRSVSGSRRRTPAAPSNRDPYGNASFSSSSNSGSCKGSDCSPTKGRHQKYTSCTDNHGIRPPPPEQYLTPLQQKEVCIRHLRAKLKETINTLQDRDTEIDELRGQLYRMQEDWVEEECHRVEAQLALKEARQEIHQLKQAVDTVRARLSDAGGLSGDIGVQKYFQDINIQNHKLENLLLSMELAQAGLAKEGEAIPGCRIRVGGSAPASVSGESPGGIPKPAVGGRGSCSCDGSPARSLTRSSTYTKLSDQALADRNGNGPDFPCLSGDGTQDSGFVCCGESSIPSRADLLLEAAFLSEETASLLNSYAQTFSHSLPSSMPSSLPSSMPSSLPSSLPSSLPHTFSHTLPHSFPRNLSHSMPHTMPHSSTYEKLCTGERLAPVRCGLGGVSCMSHPCLSHHHLYLHPLRETGIQTESCPIPATAGYPSDLDTIAEQRTFRSQACSPTSTWMSDEGEEELDSITTTTSVTTATVMSTATEPIPVSKTPQVPPLPRSATVACSMESPLCEGKEGWEEEEKQEKEKREKEAAETEKQEETTVIRLAEEGQRTSVASVEGNVVESPGAVEEVALCDLEETTAKMEDELKFGGCIGEGKQGGRTLENLSLEERHQEVDQLAASTQAETAELSPPCPGPSPGVEQPHTSQPRRSTSHEEIAGVIVVEVQDNDDEDDTKEQGATGDDAAEEEDSTSGQIQKSYWSRHFLVDLLAVAIPVVPTVAWLCRGPIRGGQPIYHIGSLLRGCCTVALHSLRRGGGLRHYPAGGGDLGGSQI; encoded by the exons GCGGACTCCAGCTGCGCCCAGTAATAGAGATCCCTATGGCAATGcctccttcagcagcagcagcaactcaGGCTCTTGTAAAGGCAGCGACTGCAGCCCCACCAAAGG ACGTCACCAGAAGTACACATCATGTACGGACAACCATGGTATCCGGCCCCCTCCACCAGAGCAGTACCTCACACCCCTGCAGCAGAAGGAGGTGTGTATCAGACACCTGCGGGCCAAGCTAAAAGAAACCATCAACACTCTTCAAGACAG GGACACAGAGATAGATGAGCTGAGAGGGCAGCTTTACAGAATGCAGGAGGACTGGGTTGAGGAGGAATGTCACCGTGTGGAGGCTCAGCTGGCCCTAAAGGAGGCTCGTCAGGAGATCCACCAGCTCAAACAGGCCGTGGACACTGTCCGTGCCAGGCTCAGTGACGCCGGGGGACTCAGTGGGGACATAGGGGTTCAGAAGTACTTCCAGGACATCAACATTCAGAACCACAAGCTCGAGAACCTTTTGCTCAGCATGGAATTAGCCCAGGCTGGGTTAGCCAAGGAGGGGGAAGCCATACCAGGCTGTCGGATCCGTGTCGGGGGTTCAGCACCAGCGTCTGTATCAGGTGAAAGTCCAGGGGGAATACCCAAACCTGCAGTAGGTGGGAGGGGGTCTTGCTCCTGTGATGGTTCCCCAGCCCGTTCTCTGACCCGGAGCTCCACCTACACCAAGCTGAGTGATCAGGCACTGGCAGACAGGAACGGCAATGGGCCAGACTTTCCTTGTCTGTCAGGTGATGGCACCCAGGACAGCGGCTTTGTATGCTGTGGGGAGAGCAGCATCCCCAGTCGGGCTGACCTGCTGCTGGAGGCCGCCTTCCTCTCTGAGGAAACAGCATCTTTACTCAACTCCTATGCGCAGACCTTTTCCCACTCTCTGCCCAGCTCCATGCCCAGCTCTCTGCCCAGCTCCATGCCCAGCTCTCTGCCCAGCTCTCTGCCCAGCTCTCTGCCTCACACCTTCTCCCATACTTTACCTCATTCTTTCCCTCGCAACTTGTCACACTCTATGCCCCACACTATGCCACACTCCTCCACCTATGAGAAGCTTTGCACAGGTGAGCGGCTGGCACCCGTTCGTTGCGGCCTGGGTGGAGTGAGCTGTATGAGCCACCCCTGCCTGTCCCACCATCACCTGTACCTGCATCCTCTGCGGGAGACGGGCATTCAGACCGAAAGCTGCCCCATCCCAGCAACAGCAGGTTACCCTTCTGACCTAGACACTATCGCGGAGCAACGCACTTTTCGCTCCCAGGCCTGCAGCCCCACCTCCACCTGGATGTCtgatgagggggaggaggagctggactccatcaccaccaccacttcaGTAACCACAGCAACAGTCATGAGCACAGCCACAGAGCCAATCCCGGTCTCCAAAACGCCGCAGGTCCCTCCCCTACCACGGTCTGCCACTGTGGCGTGTTCCATGGAGAGTCCTCTGTGTGAAGGGAAGGagggatgggaggaggaggaaaagcaggagaaggaaaagagagagaaagaagctgCTGAAACagagaagcaggaggaaacaacAGTGATCCGACTGGCAGAAGAAGGACAGCGGACCTCAGTGGCCTCAGTGGAAGGGAATGTGGTGGAAAGTCCGGGTGCAGTGGAGGAAGTAGCACTGTGCGATTtagaagaaacaacagcaaagaTGGAGGATGAGCTTAAGTTTGGGGGATGCATTGGAGAAGGCAAGCAGGGTGGAAGAACACTGGAAAACCTCAGCCTGGAAGAGAGGCACCAAGAGGTTGATCAATTAGCAGCATCAACCCAGGCAGAGACAGCAGAGCTGAGTCCACCTTGCCCAGGACCATCACCAGGCGTAGAACAGCCTCACACCTCCCAGCCAAGGAGATCTACTTCCCATGAGGAGATAGCTGGTGTCATTGTCGTGGAGGTGCAAGATAACGATGATGAAGATGATACTAAAGAGCAAGGTGCCACAGGGGATGACGCAGCGGAGGAGGAAGACTCCACCTCTGGGCAAATTCAGAAGAGCTACTGGAGTCGTCACTTCCTGGTGGATCTGCTAGCAGTGGCCATCCCTGTGGTGCCAACCGTGGCATGGCTCTGCCGCGGTCCAATCCGTGGTGGACAACCCATATATCATATAGGGTCATTGCTGCGGGGCTGTTGCACTGTGGCGCTGCACTCGCTGCGCAGGGGAGGTGGGTTGAGGCATTACCCCGCAGGCGGGGGAGACCTGGGTGGATCACAGATTTAA